In one window of Tolypothrix sp. PCC 7712 DNA:
- the rppA gene encoding two-component system response regulator RppA, with the protein MKVLLVEDEPDLGASIQRKLSKERYIVDWVLDGNEAWIYLEHNWTQYTLAIFDWLLPGMSGLELCKRLRNRGNALPVLMLTAKDSMADKVAGLDAGADDYLIKPFGMAELLARLRALQRRSALGGASLTSQFQPLQLQVGGLILDCGNCTVSRQYPNGENKVIYLTKKEFQLLEYLMKRPNTVITRDQILNHLYAFSAERVSNVVAAQIRLLRRKLSEYGCDGLIETVPSMGYRFNPGNADSTIS; encoded by the coding sequence ATGAAAGTTCTGTTAGTTGAAGATGAGCCGGATCTAGGTGCGTCAATTCAGCGAAAGTTGAGTAAAGAAAGATATATTGTTGACTGGGTTTTGGATGGAAATGAAGCCTGGATTTATCTAGAACATAATTGGACTCAATATACACTGGCAATTTTTGATTGGTTGTTACCGGGAATGTCAGGTTTGGAATTGTGTAAACGTTTAAGGAATCGGGGTAATGCTTTACCAGTGCTGATGCTAACCGCTAAAGATAGCATGGCAGATAAGGTAGCTGGTCTAGATGCAGGAGCAGATGATTATCTAATCAAGCCGTTTGGCATGGCAGAACTACTGGCGCGGTTGCGTGCTTTGCAAAGGCGATCTGCTTTAGGAGGCGCATCGCTTACGTCTCAGTTCCAGCCTTTACAATTGCAAGTTGGTGGACTTATCCTGGACTGCGGTAATTGTACAGTTTCTCGACAGTACCCGAATGGTGAAAATAAGGTAATTTATTTAACAAAAAAAGAATTTCAATTATTAGAATATTTGATGAAACGTCCTAATACAGTTATTACCCGCGACCAAATTTTAAATCATCTGTACGCCTTTAGTGCAGAACGCGTTAGTAATGTAGTAGCAGCTCAAATCCGACTTTTGCGACGCAAATTATCGGAATATGGTTGTGATGGGCTAATCGAAACTGTCCCTAGTATGGGCTATCGTTTCAATCCTGGCAATGCAGATTCGACTATTTCGTAA
- a CDS encoding DUF2808 domain-containing protein — protein sequence MNRKLTPTTIFVLTMAVLVPATYANPTPQSSNFPHVISLGESPQGIRHWRILRHTLKIAVPENSKTISQLIIEAPANIVLRESIDMYEQSGKEIAAKVSIQGKKATLEFAESVAPGTTIIVKMNNVKKTAVTTGNKFYNISTIFAGMNVELPIGIVQLRVI from the coding sequence ATGAATAGAAAATTGACACCTACTACTATTTTTGTCTTGACTATGGCAGTTTTAGTTCCAGCTACTTATGCAAATCCTACACCACAATCTAGTAACTTTCCTCACGTTATTAGCTTAGGGGAATCTCCTCAAGGTATTCGCCACTGGAGAATTCTCAGACATACTTTAAAAATAGCAGTTCCCGAAAACAGCAAGACTATTTCTCAGCTAATTATCGAAGCTCCAGCTAATATTGTCCTCAGAGAAAGTATTGATATGTACGAGCAATCTGGTAAAGAAATTGCGGCAAAAGTTTCTATTCAAGGCAAAAAAGCTACGCTAGAGTTTGCCGAATCAGTCGCTCCTGGAACTACTATCATTGTAAAGATGAATAATGTTAAAAAAACAGCAGTCACTACTGGTAATAAGTTCTACAATATATCTACTATTTTCGCTGGTATGAATGTAGAGTTACCCATTGGAATTGTTCAATTGCGTGTAATTTAA
- a CDS encoding RpoD/SigA family RNA polymerase sigma factor: MPICNITTTSNIKFSTDIVRNYLQDIVRVPLLTHEEEIVYSKQVQQMITLQNKKETLQKQLNHEPSQKELAQYVQLSEMEVKEIFQKGTQSKQKMMVANLRLVVSIAKKYQGRNVEFMDLIQEGSLGLERGVEKFDPTRGYKFSTYAYWWISQGMTRAISQQSRTIRLPIHLTEKLNKFKKVQRELSQKLKRSPSVPEIAEKMKLNPAQIRELLMISRQPVSLDKQVGDNEDTELQELLTEVPEASPEIQVTQNLMRQDIYLSLRELTPQQQQVLILHYGLEDNCELTLTQVAQHLNISERRVRYIEKQALSYLRRCHTNLQHYIFS; encoded by the coding sequence ATGCCGATTTGTAACATCACAACAACGTCAAATATTAAATTCAGCACAGATATAGTTCGTAATTATCTGCAAGATATTGTTCGTGTACCATTGTTGACTCATGAGGAAGAAATTGTATATAGCAAACAGGTACAGCAGATGATTACGTTACAAAATAAAAAGGAAACTTTGCAGAAACAACTCAATCACGAACCATCTCAAAAAGAATTAGCTCAATATGTACAACTTAGTGAAATGGAAGTGAAGGAAATTTTTCAGAAAGGTACACAATCAAAGCAAAAAATGATGGTAGCAAATCTCCGTTTAGTGGTTTCTATCGCCAAAAAATATCAAGGACGAAATGTGGAGTTTATGGATTTAATTCAGGAAGGTTCATTAGGTTTAGAGCGTGGTGTAGAGAAATTTGACCCCACTCGTGGCTATAAGTTTTCTACCTATGCTTATTGGTGGATTAGCCAGGGAATGACACGAGCAATATCTCAGCAATCACGAACTATTAGACTGCCAATTCATCTTACCGAAAAGTTGAATAAATTTAAAAAAGTGCAAAGAGAATTATCTCAAAAATTAAAGCGTAGTCCTAGTGTACCTGAAATTGCAGAAAAGATGAAATTAAACCCTGCTCAAATCCGCGAACTGCTGATGATATCTCGTCAACCTGTCTCATTAGATAAACAAGTGGGCGATAACGAAGACACAGAATTGCAAGAACTTTTAACAGAAGTTCCAGAAGCCTCGCCTGAAATCCAAGTAACTCAAAATTTAATGCGTCAAGATATCTATCTCTCGCTGAGAGAATTAACTCCACAGCAGCAACAAGTCCTAATTTTGCATTATGGCTTGGAAGATAATTGTGAACTCACTTTGACGCAGGTAGCTCAACATCTCAACATTAGTGAGAGGAGAGTTCGTTATATAGAAAAACAAGCACTGAGTTATCTCCGTCGTTGCCACACAAATCTACAACACTATATTTTCAGTTAA
- a CDS encoding proton extrusion protein PcxA — protein sequence MKSKSSSQKMSFIPRSILRTIGKFQHTLDPNAEAKVIEEFRASRLQTISSLRFLLILIVVPLLINQLSRNFFIAPIIEKFWNSQELNIFLNSSQEEKALAELKRFKQSVYFEARIGKITTFSDKLVQKKIKKKAIALVAENKIKSINAVTNVFTDILTAITLIILILTGKQQLSIIMSFAGDITYSLSDSAKAFLIILSTDIFVGFHSPYGWQIIIESTFQHYGLPENKSLTSLFIATVPVIMDTVFKYWIFRYLNRSYPSAVATYRNMNE from the coding sequence ATGAAATCAAAGTCATCATCTCAAAAGATGAGCTTTATTCCTCGCTCTATCCTGCGGACAATAGGAAAATTTCAACACACGTTAGATCCAAATGCCGAAGCAAAGGTTATTGAAGAGTTTCGCGCTTCTCGACTGCAAACAATTTCCTCCCTCCGTTTTCTGTTAATTCTGATTGTAGTTCCATTACTTATAAATCAGCTTTCTAGAAACTTTTTCATTGCTCCCATAATTGAGAAGTTTTGGAATTCACAAGAGTTAAATATTTTCTTAAATTCTTCTCAAGAAGAAAAAGCTTTAGCGGAACTCAAAAGATTTAAGCAAAGTGTTTATTTTGAAGCTCGAATAGGTAAAATCACCACATTCTCTGACAAGCTTGTTCAAAAGAAGATTAAGAAAAAAGCTATTGCGTTAGTAGCAGAAAATAAAATTAAAAGTATTAATGCAGTAACAAATGTTTTTACAGATATACTTACAGCCATTACATTAATTATTTTAATCTTAACAGGTAAGCAGCAGCTATCCATTATTATGTCTTTTGCTGGCGATATAACTTATAGTCTAAGCGACTCCGCTAAGGCTTTTTTAATTATTCTATCTACAGATATATTTGTCGGTTTTCACTCTCCTTATGGTTGGCAAATAATTATAGAAAGTACTTTCCAACATTACGGTTTACCAGAAAACAAAAGCCTTACTTCTTTATTTATTGCTACTGTTCCAGTAATCATGGATACAGTTTTCAAATATTGGATATTTCGCTATCTCAATCGCAGTTATCCTTCAGCCGTGGCTACTTACCGTAACATGAATGAATAA
- a CDS encoding cation diffusion facilitator family transporter: MSHNHSHAHSHEPINYNRAFIISVALNTGFVVIEVVYGLAANSLALLADAGHNLSDVLGLLLAWGASFLSRRQPTPRRTYGLRRSSILAALLNAILVLVASGAVAWEAIQRFREPSPVSGSTIIGVAAVGIAINMGSALMFLSGRERDLNIRGAFLHLVADAAVSLGAVLAGIAIVTTGWLWFDPVVSLMIVVVIIVSTWQLFQESLNLVTDAVPAGIEPLAVRTFLAELPGVSSVHDLHIWAMSTTETALTAHLIMPAGNPNDAFLVQVNQQLHDHFGIEHTTIQIETGDPSYPCPLAQENVV; encoded by the coding sequence ATGTCTCACAATCACAGTCACGCACACAGCCACGAACCGATTAATTACAACCGTGCCTTCATTATTAGCGTTGCTCTCAACACTGGATTTGTTGTCATTGAAGTAGTTTATGGGTTAGCTGCCAATTCCCTTGCCCTACTTGCCGATGCTGGTCACAATTTGAGTGATGTTCTAGGTTTGTTACTTGCCTGGGGAGCAAGCTTCCTCAGCCGTCGCCAACCAACACCACGCCGCACTTACGGGTTACGTCGCTCCTCTATTTTGGCAGCTCTTTTGAACGCTATCCTCGTACTCGTAGCTTCTGGTGCAGTTGCATGGGAAGCTATCCAGCGTTTCCGTGAACCCAGCCCAGTATCAGGTAGTACAATTATCGGCGTGGCTGCGGTAGGTATTGCCATTAATATGGGAAGTGCCTTAATGTTCTTGTCTGGTCGTGAAAGAGACTTGAACATTAGAGGAGCTTTTCTCCATTTGGTTGCTGACGCAGCAGTATCTTTAGGTGCAGTCCTGGCTGGTATTGCGATTGTTACCACTGGTTGGCTATGGTTTGACCCAGTTGTAAGTTTGATGATCGTTGTCGTGATTATTGTGAGTACTTGGCAATTGTTCCAAGAATCTTTGAACTTAGTCACAGATGCAGTACCAGCAGGTATTGAACCACTTGCAGTCCGTACATTCTTAGCTGAACTTCCTGGTGTATCTAGTGTTCATGACTTGCACATCTGGGCAATGAGTACTACAGAAACAGCTCTCACTGCTCATTTAATTATGCCTGCTGGAAATCCTAATGATGCTTTTTTAGTTCAGGTAAATCAACAACTTCACGACCATTTCGGTATCGAACACACTACAATTCAGATAGAAACAGGCGATCCAAGTTATCCATGTCCTCTTGCTCAAGAAAATGTGGTTTAA
- a CDS encoding DUF190 domain-containing protein: MVQQYNHEPIKWKLLTIYISESDGWQHQPLHQTLLGIARQQGITGMTVMRAISGYGKHGIFRTMNELDPSTESSVLPLIITVIDSESAIAEFFSLVKDMLQDKFVTCQSIEVLSPLVTL, translated from the coding sequence ATGGTTCAACAGTACAATCACGAACCAATTAAATGGAAGCTGCTAACAATCTATATCAGTGAGTCTGATGGTTGGCAGCACCAACCACTTCACCAAACTCTATTGGGAATCGCTCGACAACAGGGAATAACAGGGATGACGGTGATGCGAGCAATTTCTGGATATGGCAAACATGGTATTTTTCGCACTATGAACGAGCTAGATCCATCTACTGAGTCTTCTGTGTTACCACTTATTATTACAGTTATTGATAGTGAAAGTGCGATCGCTGAATTTTTTTCCTTGGTCAAAGATATGCTTCAAGATAAGTTTGTTACTTGTCAAAGCATAGAAGTTCTGTCGCCGTTGGTAACGCTTTAA